The following proteins are encoded in a genomic region of Bernardetia sp. MNP-M8:
- the gldJ gene encoding gliding motility lipoprotein GldJ yields MAKLSFQFSALFILALGLMLGGCNKKPPTSTDPGKKSTATGVAFGKKKPNGEEGGFKVEKFKGQPAGPNLVFIEGGRHILGSFEENVEMTASDNIENTVTIKSFYMDETEIANIHWLEYMHYLLQDSSQQAYEESLPDTTVWSAELAYNDPYVDHYLRYPGFRYFPVVGVSWKQASDYSLWRTSMVNNGLAMKSGKKDVKELAKNGERIPLESGVVLPGYRLPTEAEWEYAAKGLIGTQYLDEAQDYARLYPWDGHSLRNPYGKQMGQFLANFKRGRGDYAGIAGALNDGAMITTWIYSYPPNDFGLYNMAGNVNEWVWDIYRPGSFEDFGGEPNADLNPIRRNDFLDKSEDYDFANFETLINNHVRVYKGGSWKDVAYWLSPGTRRYIEEDSSTSHIGFRCAMIRADSDN; encoded by the coding sequence ATGGCAAAATTGAGTTTTCAGTTCAGCGCATTATTTATCCTAGCTTTAGGATTAATGCTAGGAGGTTGTAACAAAAAACCACCAACAAGTACCGACCCAGGTAAAAAAAGTACAGCTACAGGAGTAGCCTTTGGTAAGAAAAAACCAAATGGTGAAGAGGGTGGCTTTAAAGTAGAAAAATTTAAGGGACAACCTGCTGGTCCTAACCTCGTATTTATTGAAGGTGGTCGTCATATTTTGGGTTCTTTCGAAGAGAATGTAGAAATGACTGCTTCTGATAACATTGAGAATACAGTTACTATTAAGTCCTTTTATATGGACGAAACAGAAATTGCAAATATTCACTGGTTAGAGTATATGCACTATCTATTACAAGATTCTTCTCAACAAGCTTATGAAGAGTCATTACCTGACACAACTGTTTGGTCTGCTGAATTAGCTTATAACGATCCTTATGTTGATCATTATTTACGTTACCCAGGTTTCCGTTACTTCCCAGTTGTGGGTGTTTCTTGGAAACAAGCAAGTGATTATTCACTTTGGCGTACAAGTATGGTAAATAATGGCTTAGCTATGAAGAGTGGCAAAAAAGATGTAAAAGAATTAGCTAAAAATGGTGAACGTATTCCATTAGAGTCTGGTGTAGTTTTACCAGGTTACCGTCTTCCTACTGAGGCAGAATGGGAATATGCAGCTAAAGGCTTAATTGGAACACAATATTTAGATGAAGCACAAGATTATGCTCGTCTTTATCCTTGGGATGGTCACTCACTTCGTAATCCTTATGGAAAGCAAATGGGACAATTTTTGGCTAACTTCAAACGTGGTCGTGGTGATTATGCAGGTATTGCAGGTGCATTGAATGATGGTGCAATGATTACTACTTGGATTTATTCGTATCCACCAAACGACTTTGGTCTTTATAACATGGCAGGAAACGTAAACGAATGGGTTTGGGATATTTACCGTCCAGGTTCATTTGAAGATTTTGGTGGAGAGCCAAACGCAGACTTAAACCCTATTCGTCGTAATGACTTCTTAGACAAATCTGAGGATTATGATTTTGCCAACTTCGAAACATTGATTAATAATCACGTACGTGTTTATAAAGGTGGTTCTTGGAAAGATGTAGCTTACTGGTTATCTCCAGGTACTCGTCGTTATATTGAAGAAGATTCTTCTACTTCTCACATCGGTTTCCGTTGTGCAATGATTCGTGCTGATAGCGATAACTAA